The following proteins are co-located in the Noviherbaspirillum sp. UKPF54 genome:
- a CDS encoding ABC transporter permease, with amino-acid sequence MTNQQPPALNIEPGTHLAVRAVGSWQVNALAQSGVMKSIQATLHRLPQSPHIAWDLTQIASLDHIGAQLLWNAWGKTRPQQLALADDHRDIFNRIERSAPLRLPPGRRDGPLGRRLQRWLHDLAGHAYYFVGLIGQLTIDMGSFLMRPQRGPWKEISANVFHIGYRALGITALVAFLIGVVLSYLSAQQLHTFGADVYLVNILGMSIIRELGPMLAAILVAGRSGSAITAQLGVMRVTEELDAMLVMGMPHGYRLILPRVLALAISMPLLVIWTDAIALVGGMTAAHLELGLSPSYFLQRLPSVVPLLNYWIGLGKGIVFGMLIALVACHFGLRVKPNTESLGQGTTLSVVTAITAVILADAVFAILFKGVGFR; translated from the coding sequence ATGACAAATCAGCAACCGCCCGCCCTGAACATCGAACCCGGCACGCACCTGGCGGTTCGCGCCGTCGGCAGCTGGCAAGTCAATGCGCTGGCGCAATCCGGCGTCATGAAGAGCATTCAGGCGACGCTGCACAGGTTGCCGCAGAGCCCACATATTGCTTGGGATTTAACGCAGATCGCCTCTCTCGACCATATCGGCGCCCAACTGCTGTGGAATGCATGGGGCAAGACGCGCCCGCAGCAGCTCGCACTGGCCGACGACCATCGCGACATTTTTAACCGCATCGAGCGCAGCGCGCCGCTTCGGCTCCCGCCGGGCCGGCGCGACGGGCCACTGGGCCGGCGCCTGCAACGCTGGCTGCACGACCTCGCCGGCCATGCCTATTATTTCGTCGGCCTGATCGGACAGCTGACCATCGACATGGGCAGCTTCCTGATGCGCCCCCAGCGCGGACCGTGGAAAGAAATTTCCGCCAACGTGTTCCATATCGGCTACCGTGCGCTCGGTATCACCGCGCTGGTGGCATTCCTGATCGGCGTGGTGCTGTCCTACCTGTCGGCGCAACAGCTGCATACCTTCGGCGCGGATGTCTACCTGGTCAACATCCTGGGCATGAGCATCATCCGCGAACTGGGACCGATGCTGGCCGCCATCCTGGTCGCCGGACGCTCCGGCTCGGCCATCACGGCCCAGCTGGGCGTCATGCGCGTGACCGAGGAGCTCGATGCGATGCTGGTGATGGGCATGCCGCATGGCTATCGCCTGATCCTGCCGCGCGTATTGGCGCTGGCGATCTCGATGCCGCTCTTGGTGATCTGGACCGATGCAATCGCCCTGGTCGGCGGCATGACCGCGGCGCACCTGGAGCTCGGCCTGTCGCCCAGCTACTTCCTGCAGCGCCTGCCGTCCGTCGTGCCCCTGTTGAACTACTGGATCGGACTCGGCAAGGGCATCGTGTTCGGCATGCTGATCGCGCTGGTGGCCTGCCACTTCGGACTGCGCGTCAAGCCCAATACCGAAAGCCTGGGCCAGGGCACCACGCTATCGGTCGTCACCGCCATTACCGCAGTGATCCTGGCCGATGCGGTGTTCGCGATCCTGTTCAAGGGCGTGGGGTTCCGCTGA
- a CDS encoding ABC transporter ATP-binding protein — translation MPQPIIQIRDLCTRFDQFVVHQDLNLEVRKGEILSLVGGSGSGKTTLLRQMLGLEQPAHGTVRVFGEDIHRATGAQLQALRNRWGMLFQHGALFSALTAFDNVAQPMRELRALPEGLIRDAVLLKLDMVGISPGDALKMPADLSGGMVKRVALARALALEPQLLFLDEPTAGLDPDLSDSFVNLIRALHRELHLTVVMVTHDLDTLFELSTRVAVLAEKHVIANDTPEEVIRMPHPFVKEFFLGERGRRALEVLRNKEMDMEHGK, via the coding sequence ATGCCGCAGCCCATCATCCAGATCCGGGACCTGTGCACTCGCTTCGATCAGTTCGTGGTCCACCAGGATCTCAATCTCGAGGTCCGCAAGGGTGAAATCCTGTCGCTGGTGGGCGGTTCCGGTTCCGGCAAGACTACGCTGCTGCGGCAGATGCTGGGGCTGGAGCAGCCGGCGCACGGCACGGTGCGGGTGTTCGGCGAAGACATCCACCGCGCCACGGGCGCGCAGTTGCAGGCGCTGCGCAACCGGTGGGGCATGCTGTTCCAGCACGGCGCGCTGTTTTCCGCGCTCACCGCGTTCGACAACGTCGCGCAGCCGATGCGCGAGTTGCGCGCGTTGCCGGAAGGTCTGATCCGCGACGCGGTCCTGCTCAAGCTCGACATGGTGGGCATCAGTCCGGGCGATGCGCTGAAAATGCCGGCCGACCTGTCCGGCGGGATGGTCAAGCGCGTGGCGCTGGCGCGCGCGCTTGCACTGGAACCGCAACTGCTGTTCCTGGACGAGCCGACCGCCGGCCTCGACCCGGACCTGTCGGACAGCTTCGTCAATCTGATTCGCGCGCTGCACCGCGAACTGCATCTGACGGTGGTGATGGTCACGCATGACCTCGACACGCTGTTCGAGCTGTCGACGCGGGTAGCCGTGCTGGCGGAAAAGCATGTGATCGCCAACGACACGCCGGAAGAGGTGATCAGGATGCCGCATCCGTTCGTCAAGGAATTCTTCCTCGGGGAGCGCGGCCGGCGCGCGCTGGAAGTATTACGCAACAAGGAAATGGACATGGAACATGGAAAATAA
- a CDS encoding pyrimidine 5'-nucleotidase, whose translation MPKPIWLFDLDNTLHNASHAIFPAINANMNAFIAKVLGDGDTPADPDTVNAARLAYWKRYGATLLGMVRHHQVRMDDFLREAHRFDDLPSMIRAERGLGQLLRRLPGRKILLTNAPRRYSHDVMRHLGLHRHFAKHIAIEAMHVHRQLRPKPSRHLLRKLVAKERIAPSRCVLVEDSVDTLKAAKAIGMRTVWITQYLATSPNLRQLAGNRPLPRFTKRPIYVDVKVQSVMELPTTLHRLR comes from the coding sequence ATGCCCAAGCCGATTTGGTTGTTCGACCTCGATAACACGCTGCACAACGCATCGCATGCGATTTTCCCGGCCATTAACGCGAACATGAATGCCTTCATCGCGAAGGTGCTCGGCGACGGCGACACGCCGGCCGACCCGGACACCGTCAACGCGGCGCGGCTGGCGTACTGGAAGCGCTACGGCGCGACCTTGCTGGGCATGGTCAGGCATCACCAGGTCCGGATGGACGATTTCTTGCGCGAGGCGCATCGCTTCGATGATCTGCCTTCCATGATCCGCGCCGAGCGCGGCCTCGGCCAGCTGCTCAGGCGCCTCCCGGGGCGCAAGATCCTGCTGACCAATGCCCCGCGCCGCTATTCGCATGATGTGATGCGCCATCTCGGATTGCACCGGCATTTCGCCAAGCACATCGCGATCGAAGCGATGCACGTGCATCGGCAGCTGCGCCCGAAGCCGTCCCGGCACCTGCTGCGCAAGCTGGTGGCTAAAGAACGCATCGCTCCTAGCCGTTGTGTATTGGTGGAGGACAGTGTCGACACGCTCAAGGCCGCCAAGGCTATCGGCATGCGCACCGTCTGGATCACGCAGTACCTGGCGACCAGCCCCAACCTGCGGCAGCTGGCGGGCAACCGGCCGCTGCCGAGGTTTACCAAGAGGCCCATTTACGTCGATGTCAAAGTACAATCGGTCATGGAATTGCCGACCACGCTGCATCGACTGCGTTAA
- a CDS encoding biotin--[acetyl-CoA-carboxylase] ligase — MKLSPERISSFCHPAARQVALKVVDETGSTNADLLAALPTMATPALLVARTQTAGRGRAGRSWLSAPGKSLTFSLAWKFDAPLQALVGLPLAVGVALAETLDMFNVNVRLKWPNDVLYEGKKLAGILIESAAATRSDQSWAVIGIGINMALDEELVARIERPVANIPWLADLDQDMLMATLLNRLAEAMEQFGQEGLAAFVTRWNHLHAYAGKPVVIVDHGKILHEGTAVGVDAIGRFLLDGAAGRIAIMAGDVSLRPSER, encoded by the coding sequence ATGAAACTTTCCCCCGAACGCATTTCCAGTTTTTGCCATCCGGCCGCGCGACAGGTGGCGCTCAAGGTAGTGGACGAAACCGGCTCCACCAATGCCGACCTGCTTGCCGCGCTGCCGACGATGGCGACGCCCGCCTTGCTGGTCGCGCGCACCCAGACAGCGGGGCGCGGACGCGCCGGGCGCAGCTGGCTGTCGGCGCCCGGCAAGTCGCTGACCTTTTCGCTGGCATGGAAATTCGACGCGCCGTTGCAGGCGCTGGTCGGATTGCCGTTGGCCGTCGGGGTTGCGCTTGCGGAAACGCTTGACATGTTCAATGTGAACGTCCGGCTGAAGTGGCCGAATGACGTGCTCTATGAAGGAAAAAAGCTGGCCGGCATCCTCATCGAAAGCGCGGCGGCAACCCGCTCCGACCAGAGCTGGGCCGTGATCGGCATCGGGATCAACATGGCGCTCGACGAGGAACTGGTCGCGCGCATCGAGCGCCCGGTCGCCAATATCCCCTGGCTGGCGGACCTGGATCAGGACATGTTGATGGCTACCCTGTTGAACCGGCTGGCCGAAGCCATGGAGCAATTCGGGCAGGAAGGACTGGCCGCCTTCGTGACGCGCTGGAACCACTTGCACGCCTATGCCGGCAAGCCGGTCGTCATCGTCGATCACGGCAAAATATTGCATGAAGGAACTGCTGTCGGGGTCGATGCCATCGGCCGCTTCTTGCTGGACGGCGCCGCCGGCCGCATTGCAATCATGGCCGGCGACGTATCGCTGCGGCCGTCGGAAAGGTAA
- a CDS encoding MlaD family protein translates to MENKSHAVVAGLFTLALLAAAVLIGLWLNRDRVQWVPYQIATKQSIPGLNPQANVRYRGLDVGKVEDISFDPQVPGQILVRIKVRPDTPVTHSTFASLGYQGVTGIAYVQLDDDGSNPTKLPSSEENIARIDMRPSLFDQLQTRGLAILQQAQEVTRRLNDMLAPANQQAILSAFEKAGKAASAMEAVPRQLQPTLEKLPALTAQAQQTLSSVNTLAQNTSALTVSLDKMSRNLQAPGGALAQLGNAAEQMGSMASKLEYETLPLAGDMRSSLRALNRTLDNLNERPQSVLFGMPRAAPGPGEPGFGAPSR, encoded by the coding sequence ATGGAAAATAAGTCGCATGCCGTCGTTGCCGGCCTTTTCACGCTGGCGCTGCTGGCCGCCGCGGTCCTGATCGGCCTGTGGCTCAATCGCGACCGCGTGCAATGGGTGCCGTACCAGATCGCGACCAAGCAGTCGATTCCCGGCCTCAATCCCCAGGCCAACGTGCGCTATCGCGGACTGGACGTCGGCAAGGTGGAAGACATTTCGTTCGACCCGCAGGTGCCGGGGCAGATCCTGGTGCGCATCAAGGTCCGGCCGGACACGCCGGTCACGCATTCGACCTTTGCCTCGCTCGGCTACCAGGGCGTCACCGGCATCGCTTATGTCCAACTGGATGACGATGGCAGCAACCCGACCAAGCTGCCAAGCAGCGAGGAAAATATCGCGCGCATCGACATGCGGCCCAGCCTGTTCGACCAGCTGCAGACGCGCGGGCTGGCCATCCTGCAGCAGGCGCAGGAAGTAACCCGGCGCCTCAACGACATGCTCGCGCCGGCCAACCAGCAAGCCATCCTGAGCGCCTTTGAAAAGGCAGGCAAGGCCGCCTCGGCCATGGAAGCCGTCCCGCGGCAACTGCAGCCGACCCTGGAAAAACTGCCGGCCCTGACGGCGCAGGCGCAGCAAACCTTAAGCTCCGTCAATACCCTGGCACAAAACACCAGCGCCCTCACCGTCAGCCTGGACAAGATGTCGCGCAACCTGCAGGCTCCCGGCGGCGCGCTGGCACAACTGGGCAACGCGGCTGAACAGATGGGCAGCATGGCCAGCAAACTCGAATACGAAACGCTGCCGCTGGCCGGCGACATGCGCTCGTCGTTGCGCGCGCTCAACCGTACGCTCGACAACCTGAACGAACGTCCGCAAAGCGTGTTGTTCGGCATGCCGCGCGCCGCGCCCGGCCCCGGCGAGCCCGGCTTTGGCGCCCCCTCCAGATAA
- a CDS encoding ABC-type transport auxiliary lipoprotein family protein — protein MKKTLQRIPALCAMCMLLVSCALPRPESATLYDLGPARPMTGAPALPAISVADVTAPGWLDRPLMFYRLNYQSDLQPRAYTQSRWMTPPTQMVTQRVKTRIAQAGGVVLPASDGAANMPLLRIEADDFMQVFDVPGKSVGRVTLRASLFRGRVLVAQQSFSSQVPAASADAGGGARALAAASDMAIADIMRWLAALPQRQGDAMGRPAGAP, from the coding sequence ATGAAAAAAACACTCCAGAGGATTCCCGCGCTGTGTGCGATGTGCATGTTGCTCGTCAGCTGCGCGCTGCCCAGACCGGAATCGGCAACGCTGTACGATCTCGGGCCGGCACGTCCGATGACCGGCGCGCCGGCCTTGCCCGCGATAAGCGTGGCGGACGTGACGGCGCCCGGCTGGCTCGACCGGCCGCTGATGTTTTACCGGCTGAATTACCAGAGCGATCTGCAGCCGCGCGCTTATACGCAAAGCCGCTGGATGACGCCGCCGACGCAGATGGTCACGCAGCGCGTGAAGACGCGCATCGCGCAGGCCGGCGGGGTTGTATTGCCGGCCTCCGACGGGGCCGCCAACATGCCGTTGCTGCGCATCGAAGCTGACGATTTCATGCAAGTCTTCGACGTGCCCGGAAAAAGCGTCGGCCGGGTGACCTTGCGCGCGTCGCTGTTCCGGGGACGCGTACTGGTGGCGCAACAATCGTTCAGCAGCCAGGTGCCGGCCGCCAGCGCCGATGCCGGCGGCGGCGCACGGGCGCTGGCAGCGGCTAGCGATATGGCGATTGCCGACATAATGCGGTGGCTGGCCGCGTTGCCGCAAAGACAGGGAGACGCCATGGGGCGTCCCGCAGGCGCGCCATGA
- a CDS encoding type III pantothenate kinase, whose product MLLLIDAGNTRVKWAMVPSGAHVPGELGGWTASGMVEHARLLELADEWRGQNIVRVLISNVAGQAMRDALEQVLLRALGMQPVPLEWFCSAATLGGVRNAYRNPTQLGCDRFASAIGAHALFPDQPLIVATCGTATTIDAISADGVFIGGMILPGLGLMASSLASNTAQLPQVAQGLDIADPFADNTDAAIASGCIAAQAGAIERALAAHAQRSGGRVQCILSGGAAALIAPHLPAPHRRVDNLVLIGLHQVAISTARHNTSC is encoded by the coding sequence ATGCTGCTACTGATAGATGCCGGCAATACCCGCGTGAAATGGGCAATGGTCCCGAGCGGCGCGCACGTGCCGGGCGAACTGGGCGGCTGGACCGCCAGCGGCATGGTCGAACATGCCCGGTTGCTGGAGCTGGCCGATGAATGGCGCGGGCAGAATATCGTGCGGGTGCTGATTTCGAACGTGGCCGGGCAGGCCATGCGCGATGCGCTGGAACAGGTGTTGCTGCGCGCGCTAGGCATGCAGCCGGTGCCGCTGGAATGGTTTTGTTCGGCGGCGACACTGGGCGGCGTGCGTAACGCTTACCGTAATCCAACCCAGCTCGGGTGCGATCGTTTCGCATCAGCGATCGGGGCGCATGCCTTGTTCCCGGATCAGCCCCTCATTGTCGCCACCTGCGGTACGGCGACCACGATCGATGCCATCTCGGCGGACGGCGTATTCATCGGCGGCATGATCCTACCCGGGCTGGGCCTGATGGCCAGTTCGCTCGCCAGCAATACCGCGCAATTGCCCCAGGTGGCGCAAGGCCTCGATATTGCGGACCCGTTCGCGGACAATACCGATGCGGCGATCGCCAGCGGCTGCATCGCCGCGCAAGCCGGCGCCATCGAGCGGGCGCTCGCGGCGCATGCGCAGCGCAGCGGCGGCCGGGTGCAATGCATTCTTTCCGGCGGCGCCGCCGCCCTGATCGCGCCGCACCTGCCGGCGCCGCACCGCAGGGTCGACAATCTCGTGCTGATCGGCTTGCATCAAGTCGCCATCAGCACCGCACGACACAACACATCATGCTGA
- a CDS encoding sigma-70 family RNA polymerase sigma factor: protein MTTSPDLPRALESLRPALLRFAALQLRNDSLAEDVVQDTLIAVLEKPERFAGESSLRTYVTGILKHKIIDALRGARREVRIEAEDGQSDADAIDALFKPDGHTVDMPRQWGDPGAALEQKDFFRVLELCLERLPPRNARIFMMREWLELDTDEICKELGISSSNAWVMLYRARIQLRECLDLNWFGNRTR, encoded by the coding sequence ATGACAACCTCTCCTGACCTTCCTCGCGCACTCGAATCCCTGCGCCCGGCGCTGCTGCGTTTTGCTGCCCTGCAGCTGCGCAACGACAGCTTGGCGGAGGATGTGGTGCAGGACACCCTGATCGCGGTGCTGGAAAAACCGGAGCGCTTCGCCGGCGAGTCGTCGCTGCGCACCTATGTCACCGGCATCCTCAAGCACAAGATCATCGACGCGCTGCGCGGCGCCAGGCGCGAAGTGCGCATCGAAGCCGAGGATGGACAGTCCGACGCCGACGCCATCGACGCACTGTTCAAGCCGGACGGCCACACGGTGGATATGCCGCGTCAATGGGGAGACCCGGGCGCGGCGCTGGAGCAGAAGGATTTTTTCCGTGTCCTGGAACTTTGCCTGGAAAGGCTGCCGCCCCGGAATGCGCGCATTTTCATGATGCGGGAATGGCTGGAACTGGATACCGATGAAATCTGTAAGGAATTGGGCATTTCCTCGTCTAATGCCTGGGTCATGCTGTACCGCGCCCGGATTCAGCTGCGCGAATGCCTTGACCTGAATTGGTTCGGCAACCGGACCCGCTAG
- a CDS encoding TraB/GumN family protein codes for MNIRIIFLLSAFAAFFLPFAYGENNPAPAAAQATAAARRGALYRVRQQGHTAYVFGTIHVGLPAFFPLDDQVTQALSHASRLVLELDVRRDEPFQAALRKHGLYADGDTLERHLSPAGLAHLRRALERFGMPFAQVTMLKPWLVTNMLVGLDLERQGYQRRYGIEFFLLAQAQAKEVRELESAEYQMSLYDDMSDAQQEQYLRENLAELEESASRGKARALIEAWASADGDAQERLLRESLAEKTLSADFTQRVLLDKRNPEMADKIGALLQSGETSFVAIGLLHVLGENGVPALLRRRGYEVEKLY; via the coding sequence ATGAACATCAGAATTATTTTTTTGCTAAGCGCATTCGCCGCATTTTTTCTTCCGTTCGCCTATGGCGAGAATAATCCAGCCCCTGCCGCCGCACAAGCCACGGCCGCCGCGCGCCGCGGCGCATTGTACCGGGTGCGGCAACAAGGCCACACCGCTTATGTGTTTGGCACCATTCATGTCGGGTTGCCCGCCTTCTTCCCGCTCGACGACCAGGTGACGCAGGCGCTGTCGCATGCCAGCCGCCTGGTGCTGGAACTGGACGTGCGCCGGGACGAGCCGTTCCAGGCGGCGCTGCGAAAGCACGGCCTGTATGCCGACGGCGATACGCTGGAGCGCCACCTGTCGCCTGCGGGCCTTGCGCACTTGCGGCGCGCGCTGGAACGCTTCGGCATGCCGTTCGCGCAGGTGACGATGCTCAAGCCGTGGCTGGTGACGAACATGCTGGTGGGACTGGACCTTGAGCGCCAGGGTTACCAGCGACGCTATGGCATCGAGTTCTTCCTGCTTGCCCAGGCGCAGGCCAAGGAGGTGCGGGAACTGGAGTCGGCCGAATACCAGATGTCGCTGTACGACGACATGAGCGACGCGCAACAGGAACAATACCTGCGCGAGAATCTGGCGGAGCTGGAAGAAAGCGCATCGCGGGGCAAGGCGCGCGCGCTGATCGAGGCCTGGGCCAGCGCCGACGGCGATGCGCAGGAACGGCTGTTGCGCGAGTCGCTGGCGGAGAAAACCCTGTCGGCCGACTTCACGCAGCGCGTCCTGCTCGACAAGCGCAACCCGGAAATGGCCGACAAGATCGGCGCGCTGCTGCAGTCCGGCGAAACGTCATTCGTCGCCATCGGCCTGCTGCACGTGCTGGGGGAAAACGGCGTGCCGGCGCTGCTGCGCCGGCGCGGCTACGAGGTGGAAAAGCTGTATTGA
- the argB gene encoding acetylglutamate kinase gives MTDLTDPAADLSAVAPQIKAQILAEALPYIRKFHGKTIVVKYGGNAMTEERLKHSFARDVILLKLVGMNPVVVHGGGPQIDNALKRLGKQGTFVQGMRITDEETMEVVEWVLGGEVQQDIVMLINHYGGQAVGLTGKDGGLIRARKMKMPDKENPGQFLDIGFVGEIEAINPAVVKALQDDAFIPIISPIGFGEDGQAYNINADLVAGKIAEILRAEKLIMMTNIAGVQDKQGNLLTDLSAREIDEMFADGTISGGMLPKISSALDAAKSGVNTVHIIDGRIEHSLLLEVLTEQAFGTMIRSH, from the coding sequence ATGACCGACTTAACCGATCCCGCCGCCGATCTGAGTGCGGTTGCCCCGCAGATCAAGGCTCAAATCCTGGCCGAGGCGCTGCCTTATATCCGCAAGTTCCACGGCAAGACCATCGTCGTCAAATACGGCGGCAATGCCATGACCGAAGAGCGACTGAAGCACAGCTTCGCGCGCGACGTCATCCTGTTGAAGCTGGTCGGCATGAACCCGGTCGTGGTGCACGGCGGCGGCCCGCAGATCGACAATGCCTTGAAGCGTCTCGGCAAGCAGGGCACCTTCGTGCAGGGCATGCGCATCACCGACGAGGAAACCATGGAAGTGGTGGAGTGGGTGCTGGGCGGCGAAGTGCAGCAGGATATCGTGATGCTGATTAATCACTACGGCGGCCAGGCGGTCGGCCTGACCGGCAAGGACGGCGGCCTGATCCGCGCGCGCAAGATGAAGATGCCGGACAAGGAAAATCCGGGCCAGTTCCTCGACATCGGCTTCGTCGGCGAGATCGAGGCGATCAACCCGGCCGTGGTCAAGGCGCTGCAGGACGATGCCTTCATCCCGATCATTTCCCCGATCGGTTTCGGCGAGGATGGGCAGGCGTACAACATCAACGCCGACCTGGTGGCCGGCAAGATCGCGGAAATCCTGCGCGCCGAAAAGCTGATCATGATGACCAACATCGCCGGCGTGCAGGACAAGCAGGGCAACCTGCTGACCGACCTGTCGGCGCGCGAGATCGACGAGATGTTCGCCGACGGCACCATTTCCGGCGGCATGCTGCCGAAGATTTCGTCGGCGCTGGACGCCGCCAAGTCCGGCGTGAACACGGTGCACATCATCGACGGTCGCATCGAGCATTCGCTGCTGCTGGAAGTGCTGACCGAGCAAGCGTTCGGCACCATGATCCGCTCGCACTGA
- a CDS encoding VanZ family protein, which yields MPLNKESLQTAAAEPDATPHVSTFARVGLAMYSFLIVYASLYPFSNWRDIGLPFWAFLLQPLPHYWTGFDVITNVIGYMPFGMLVVFALHPHLRGWAAALLAVACGALLSGSMEALQTYLPNRVSSNLDFITNLSGTCIGAIAGVRLGRVFLEQSRLLRLRQRWFVEDAGRGLIVIGLWPLAQIYPQSYLFGHGQFMPLLSEWLSHLLETPVDLVTLLRRDMEFSVQEYWLSETIITACGLAGALLTASCLLRKQAPRAVLLLLLLAAALAAKVLASGLFFAPENAFAWLTPGAKGGLLVGAMMASGLIFAPHTMQRRLAVVSLLASFIAVNLVPTNPYFVATLQAWIQGKFLNFNGAAHFLSLFWQFFALWFLLHPAHRLKRS from the coding sequence ATGCCATTGAACAAGGAAAGCCTGCAAACGGCCGCCGCCGAACCGGATGCCACGCCGCACGTATCAACCTTCGCGCGCGTCGGGCTGGCGATGTACAGCTTCCTGATCGTTTATGCCAGCCTGTATCCGTTCTCTAACTGGCGCGACATCGGTTTGCCGTTCTGGGCCTTCCTGCTGCAGCCTTTGCCGCATTACTGGACAGGGTTCGACGTCATCACGAATGTCATCGGCTACATGCCGTTCGGCATGCTGGTCGTCTTTGCGCTGCATCCGCACTTGCGGGGCTGGGCAGCGGCCCTGCTCGCCGTCGCATGCGGCGCACTGCTGTCCGGGAGCATGGAAGCGCTGCAAACCTATCTTCCCAACCGGGTGTCTTCCAACCTGGATTTCATCACCAATCTTTCCGGAACCTGCATCGGCGCGATTGCCGGCGTGCGCCTGGGGCGCGTCTTCCTTGAACAAAGCCGCCTGCTGCGGCTGCGCCAGCGCTGGTTCGTGGAGGACGCGGGACGCGGCCTGATCGTGATCGGGCTGTGGCCGCTGGCGCAGATTTATCCGCAAAGCTATCTGTTCGGGCATGGGCAGTTCATGCCGCTGCTGTCCGAATGGCTGTCGCATCTGCTGGAAACGCCGGTCGACCTGGTCACGCTGCTGCGGCGTGACATGGAATTCAGCGTGCAGGAGTACTGGCTGTCCGAAACCATCATTACCGCCTGCGGCCTGGCCGGCGCGCTGCTGACCGCATCCTGCCTGCTGCGCAAGCAGGCGCCGCGCGCGGTGTTGCTGCTGCTCCTGCTGGCGGCGGCGCTGGCGGCCAAGGTCTTGGCCAGCGGCTTGTTCTTTGCGCCGGAAAACGCCTTCGCCTGGCTCACGCCCGGCGCCAAGGGCGGATTGCTGGTCGGCGCGATGATGGCGTCCGGCCTCATCTTCGCGCCGCATACGATGCAGCGGCGGCTGGCGGTGGTCAGCCTGTTGGCGAGCTTCATCGCGGTCAACCTGGTACCGACCAATCCTTATTTCGTCGCGACGCTGCAGGCCTGGATACAAGGGAAATTCCTGAATTTCAACGGCGCCGCGCATTTCCTGTCGCTGTTCTGGCAATTTTTCGCGCTGTGGTTTCTTTTGCATCCGGCGCATCGCCTGAAGCGGAGCTGA
- a CDS encoding SPOR domain-containing protein — MLKFFFWLLVLANAALFSYQRGYLDWWLPSGREPARLANQLNADKIKLASAPSAAPGTAAAGAASSAASSVAPVAPAEPATPAQAAPAPVTAPAAVPAAVANAAPAAPAPPPPEKKKPAMIACTEFGNFNAEDAKRVSAQLTALAIGSRIEQRPVREVTSHIVYIPPQADREAAEKKAEELRGLGVSDIFIIQDNSSLRWGISLGVFKTEEAARTHLANLNQKGVRSARIGERSVNLVALQVRDMEADKKAALERFKARYPKQDIRRCEPA, encoded by the coding sequence ATGCTGAAATTCTTTTTCTGGCTGCTGGTGCTGGCCAATGCCGCGTTGTTTTCCTACCAGCGCGGCTATCTCGACTGGTGGCTGCCGAGCGGGCGCGAGCCGGCACGCTTAGCCAATCAGCTCAATGCCGACAAGATCAAGCTTGCCTCTGCCCCGAGTGCCGCGCCCGGCACGGCGGCGGCCGGTGCCGCATCCTCAGCCGCATCCTCTGTGGCACCGGTTGCACCTGCAGAGCCGGCCACTCCCGCCCAGGCCGCACCCGCGCCCGTGACTGCGCCCGCCGCTGTCCCTGCGGCCGTTGCGAATGCAGCGCCGGCAGCGCCAGCGCCGCCCCCGCCGGAGAAGAAAAAGCCGGCCATGATCGCGTGTACCGAATTCGGCAACTTCAACGCCGAGGATGCCAAGCGTGTTTCCGCACAACTGACGGCGCTAGCCATCGGCAGCCGCATCGAGCAGCGTCCGGTGCGGGAAGTGACCAGCCATATCGTCTATATTCCGCCGCAGGCCGACCGCGAAGCGGCAGAGAAGAAGGCGGAGGAGCTGCGCGGCCTGGGTGTCAGCGACATTTTCATCATCCAGGACAATTCCAGCTTGCGCTGGGGGATTTCGCTCGGCGTGTTCAAGACGGAAGAAGCGGCGCGCACGCATCTTGCCAATTTGAACCAGAAGGGCGTGCGCTCGGCCCGCATCGGCGAACGCAGCGTCAACCTGGTGGCGCTCCAGGTGCGCGACATGGAGGCGGACAAGAAAGCGGCCCTGGAACGATTCAAGGCGCGCTATCCCAAGCAGGATATCCGGCGCTGCGAGCCGGCCTGA
- a CDS encoding zf-HC2 domain-containing protein, which translates to MALKITCKEIHRLTSEGLDRELSMAELARIRVHLLVCHACRNFSGQMQLLRRAMRQLMPSPDDDGQDGKQ; encoded by the coding sequence ATGGCGCTCAAGATTACTTGCAAGGAAATACACCGGCTTACCTCGGAAGGGCTGGACCGCGAATTATCCATGGCCGAACTCGCACGCATCCGCGTCCACCTGCTGGTATGCCATGCCTGCCGCAATTTCAGCGGCCAGATGCAACTGCTGCGCCGCGCCATGCGCCAGCTCATGCCTTCGCCCGACGACGACGGACAAGACGGCAAGCAATAG